The Candidatus Dechloromonas phosphoritropha genome includes a region encoding these proteins:
- the katG gene encoding catalase/peroxidase HPI yields the protein MAADKNHTNTGGQCPVMHGGVTSASMSSMDWWPKALNLDILHQHDTKTNPLGAGFNYREELKKLDIEALKKDVKEFMTDSQDWWPADWGHYGGLMIRMAWHSAGTYRIADGRGGGGTGNQRFAPINSWPDNANLDKARRLLWPIKKKYGNKISWADLIILAGTMAYESMGLKTFGFAFGREDIWHPEKDTYWGSEKEWLAPSGSQGSRYSGERDLENPLAAVMMGLIYVNPEGVDGKPDPLKTAHDVRITFARMAMNDEETVALTAGGHTVGKSHGNGSVANLGPSPEGAELEEQGLGWINHTTRGIGRDTVTSGIEGAWTTHPTKWDNGYFDLLLGYDWWLQKSPAGAHQWEPINIKEEDMPVDVEDPSIRCKPMMTDADMAMRFDPEYRKIAERFHKDPAYFSEVFARAWFKLTHRDVGPKSRYIGPDAPKEDLIWQDPVPAGRKDYDVAAVKAKIAASGLSISEMVSTAWDSAHTFRGSDKRGGANGARIRLAPQKDWEGNEPARLAKVLAVYERIAAETGVSVADVIVLAGNVGIEQAAKAAGVEVSVPFAPGRGDATDAMTDAESFDVLEPLADGFRNWLKKDYVVSAEELLLDRAQLMRLTACEMTALVGGMRVLGTNHGGSKHGVFTDRVGALTNDFFVNLTDMAYIWKPAGRNLYEIRDRKTGAVKWTATRVDLVFGSNSVLRAYAEVYAQDDNKQKFVQDFVSAWTKVMNADRFDLA from the coding sequence ATGGCTGCGGATAAGAACCACACGAATACCGGCGGACAATGCCCGGTCATGCACGGCGGTGTGACGTCGGCAAGCATGTCGAGCATGGATTGGTGGCCCAAGGCCCTCAACCTGGACATCCTGCACCAGCACGATACCAAGACCAACCCGCTGGGCGCGGGCTTCAACTATCGTGAAGAGCTCAAGAAGCTCGACATCGAAGCGCTCAAGAAAGACGTCAAGGAGTTCATGACCGACAGCCAGGACTGGTGGCCGGCCGACTGGGGCCACTACGGCGGCCTGATGATCCGTATGGCCTGGCATTCGGCGGGCACCTACCGCATCGCCGACGGCCGTGGCGGTGGCGGCACGGGCAACCAGCGTTTCGCGCCGATCAATTCCTGGCCGGACAACGCCAACCTTGACAAGGCGCGCCGCCTGCTGTGGCCGATCAAGAAGAAATACGGCAACAAGATCAGCTGGGCCGACCTGATCATCCTGGCCGGCACCATGGCTTATGAATCGATGGGTCTGAAGACCTTCGGTTTCGCCTTTGGCCGGGAAGACATCTGGCACCCGGAAAAAGACACCTACTGGGGCTCCGAAAAGGAATGGCTCGCCCCCAGCGGCAGCCAGGGCAGCCGCTACTCCGGCGAACGTGATCTGGAAAACCCGCTGGCCGCCGTGATGATGGGCCTGATCTATGTGAACCCGGAAGGCGTGGACGGCAAGCCCGACCCGCTCAAGACCGCGCACGATGTGCGCATCACCTTCGCCCGCATGGCCATGAACGACGAGGAAACCGTGGCCTTGACCGCCGGCGGCCACACCGTCGGCAAGTCGCACGGCAATGGCAGTGTCGCGAACCTTGGTCCGTCGCCCGAAGGTGCCGAACTGGAAGAACAAGGCCTGGGCTGGATCAACCACACCACCCGCGGCATCGGCCGCGACACCGTGACCAGCGGCATCGAAGGCGCGTGGACCACCCACCCCACCAAATGGGACAACGGCTATTTCGACCTGCTCCTCGGCTATGACTGGTGGCTGCAGAAGTCCCCGGCGGGGGCTCATCAGTGGGAACCGATCAACATCAAGGAAGAAGACATGCCGGTGGATGTCGAAGACCCGTCGATCCGCTGCAAGCCGATGATGACCGATGCCGACATGGCGATGAGGTTCGACCCGGAATACCGCAAGATCGCCGAGCGCTTCCACAAGGATCCGGCCTACTTCTCGGAAGTCTTCGCCCGTGCCTGGTTCAAGCTGACCCACCGCGACGTGGGTCCGAAGTCTCGCTACATCGGCCCCGACGCCCCGAAGGAAGACCTGATCTGGCAAGATCCGGTGCCCGCCGGCCGCAAGGACTACGACGTGGCCGCCGTCAAGGCGAAGATCGCCGCCAGCGGCCTCAGCATCAGTGAAATGGTGTCCACCGCCTGGGACAGCGCCCATACCTTCCGGGGTTCGGACAAGCGCGGCGGCGCCAATGGTGCGCGCATCCGTCTGGCTCCGCAGAAGGACTGGGAAGGCAATGAACCCGCGCGTCTGGCCAAGGTACTGGCGGTCTATGAAAGGATTGCCGCCGAGACCGGCGTCAGCGTAGCCGATGTGATCGTGCTGGCGGGCAACGTCGGCATCGAGCAGGCTGCCAAGGCTGCGGGTGTCGAGGTGAGCGTGCCCTTCGCCCCGGGGCGTGGCGATGCCACCGATGCGATGACCGATGCCGAGTCGTTCGATGTGCTCGAGCCTTTGGCTGACGGCTTCCGCAACTGGCTGAAGAAGGACTACGTGGTCAGCGCCGAGGAATTGCTGCTTGACCGTGCCCAGTTGATGCGACTGACGGCCTGCGAGATGACAGCCTTGGTGGGTGGCATGCGCGTACTTGGCACCAACCACGGTGGCAGCAAGCATGGAGTATTCACCGATCGTGTCGGTGCGCTGACCAATGACTTCTTCGTCAATTTGACCGACATGGCCTACATATGGAAACCTGCCGGGCGAAATCTGTACGAAATCCGCGACCGTAAGACTGGTGCCGTCAAATGGACGGCAACTCGCGTCGATCTGGTCTTCGGCTCGAACTCGGTTCTGCGTGCCTATGCCGAGGTCTATGCACAGGATGATAATAAGCAGAAGTTCGTACAGGACTTTGTGTCCGCCTGGACCAAGGTCATGAACGCTGACCGGTTCGATTTGGCCTAA
- a CDS encoding DNA starvation/stationary phase protection protein produces the protein MIRGSPTLRRTIVATRKIKSAPIDIGIGESDRKAIAAGLSALLADSYTLYLMTHNFHWNVTGPQFNSLHNMFMTQYTEQWNALDVIAERIRSVGFPAPGTYKEFVKLASIKEAEGVPKATDMVRHLVATQEATARTARNLFALVDKVNDQPTADVLTQRIDVHEKTAWMLRSLLEE, from the coding sequence ATGATCCGGGGTTCACCCACCTTGAGGAGAACAATTGTGGCAACCAGGAAAATCAAATCTGCGCCTATCGATATTGGCATTGGCGAATCCGACCGCAAAGCGATTGCCGCCGGATTGTCGGCACTATTGGCTGACAGTTATACCCTTTACTTGATGACGCACAACTTCCACTGGAACGTGACTGGACCGCAGTTCAATAGCCTGCATAACATGTTCATGACCCAGTACACCGAACAGTGGAATGCTTTGGATGTCATCGCCGAGCGCATCCGATCAGTGGGATTTCCCGCACCGGGCACCTACAAGGAGTTCGTCAAACTCGCCTCGATCAAGGAGGCGGAGGGGGTGCCCAAGGCAACTGACATGGTTCGACATCTGGTTGCTACGCAGGAGGCTACCGCCCGTACGGCCCGCAATCTGTTTGCACTGGTGGATAAAGTCAATGACCAACCGACCGCCGATGTGCTGACCCAGCGCATCGACGTACATGAGAAAACGGCTTGGATGCTGCGTAGTTTGCTTGAGGAGTGA
- a CDS encoding cytochrome-c peroxidase, translated as MQSKLSIAISLIAGTLIGQTAFAANKEPIQPIAPAKVTNPALVELGKQLYFDPRLSKSGFISCNSCHNLSMGGTDNIKTSIGHNWNEGPINAPTVLNSSLNVAQFWDGRAADLKAQAGGPIANPGEMGFSHTLAVDMLQTIPGYVAEFKKAFGTEKVTIDEVTKAIAAFEETLVTPNSRFDKWLKGDKKALTKDELAGYQLFKDTGCVACHNGPAVGGNSFQKMGQVEVYKASSPAEGRSAVTGKDADRFNFKVPTLRNIELTYPYFHDGAANTLPEAVDTMARIQLGKKFTPEENAKVVAFLKTLTGDQPSFKLPILPPSADATPRPTPFDKK; from the coding sequence ATGCAAAGCAAACTTTCGATTGCCATTTCTCTAATCGCAGGCACGTTGATCGGCCAGACAGCTTTCGCCGCCAACAAGGAACCGATCCAGCCTATCGCGCCGGCCAAAGTCACCAATCCGGCCCTGGTTGAATTGGGCAAACAGCTCTATTTCGATCCGCGCCTCTCCAAATCCGGCTTCATTTCCTGCAACTCCTGCCACAACCTGTCGATGGGCGGCACCGACAACATCAAGACCTCGATCGGCCACAACTGGAACGAAGGCCCGATCAACGCCCCGACCGTGCTGAACTCCAGCCTTAACGTCGCCCAGTTCTGGGACGGCCGTGCGGCCGACCTCAAGGCGCAGGCCGGCGGTCCGATCGCCAATCCGGGTGAAATGGGCTTCAGCCACACGCTGGCCGTTGACATGCTGCAAACCATCCCCGGCTATGTCGCCGAATTCAAGAAAGCCTTCGGCACCGAAAAGGTCACCATCGACGAAGTCACCAAGGCCATCGCTGCCTTCGAGGAAACCCTGGTCACGCCAAACTCCCGCTTCGACAAGTGGCTGAAGGGCGACAAGAAGGCGCTGACCAAGGATGAACTCGCCGGCTACCAGCTGTTCAAGGACACCGGCTGCGTAGCCTGCCACAACGGCCCGGCCGTCGGCGGCAACTCCTTCCAGAAGATGGGGCAGGTTGAGGTCTACAAGGCTTCCAGCCCGGCCGAAGGTCGTTCGGCGGTGACCGGCAAGGACGCCGACCGCTTCAACTTCAAGGTGCCGACCCTGCGCAACATCGAATTGACCTATCCTTACTTCCATGACGGCGCCGCCAACACGCTGCCGGAAGCAGTCGATACGATGGCGCGCATCCAGCTCGGCAAGAAATTCACGCCCGAGGAAAACGCCAAGGTCGTGGCTTTCCTGAAGACCCTGACCGGTGATCAGCCAAGCTTCAAGCTGCCGATCCTGCCGCCGTCTGCCGACGCAACGCCGCGTCCGACGCCGTTCGATAAAAAATAA
- the urtE gene encoding urea ABC transporter ATP-binding subunit UrtE, with protein MLTVENLNQAYGGSHILRGLSFEVGTGKVTTLLGRNGVGKTTLLKSLMGLVKSKSGSITFDGKDITHLPPHERVRAGIGYVPQGREIFPRLTVEENLLMGLATKPGSTPIQQRIFDMFPVLKQMMHRRGGDLSGGQQQQLAIGRALAMGPKLLILDEPTEGIQPSIIKDIERAIRMLAETGEMAILLVEQYYDFAEALADQYLLMERGEFIMRGRGETMPQDGVREALAV; from the coding sequence ATGCTTACCGTAGAAAATCTCAACCAGGCCTACGGCGGTAGCCACATCCTGCGCGGACTGTCTTTCGAAGTCGGAACCGGCAAAGTCACCACCCTGCTCGGCCGCAATGGCGTCGGCAAGACCACGCTGCTCAAGTCGCTGATGGGGCTGGTCAAGAGCAAATCGGGCAGCATCACTTTCGACGGCAAGGACATCACCCACCTGCCGCCGCACGAGCGCGTCAGGGCCGGCATTGGCTACGTACCGCAAGGGCGCGAAATCTTCCCGCGCCTGACGGTCGAGGAAAACCTGCTGATGGGCCTCGCCACCAAGCCAGGCAGTACGCCGATCCAGCAGCGCATTTTCGACATGTTCCCGGTCCTGAAGCAGATGATGCACCGCCGCGGCGGCGACCTTTCCGGCGGCCAGCAACAACAACTGGCCATCGGCCGCGCTCTGGCCATGGGGCCGAAGCTGCTGATCCTCGACGAGCCGACCGAAGGCATCCAGCCGTCGATCATCAAGGACATCGAACGCGCCATCCGCATGTTGGCAGAAACCGGTGAGATGGCCATCCTGCTCGTCGAGCAGTACTACGATTTCGCCGAGGCGCTGGCCGACCAATATCTGCTGATGGAACGTGGCGAGTTCATCATGCGCGGCCGCGGCGAAACGATGCCACAAGATGGAGTGCGGGAGGCGCTGGCGGTTTGA
- the urtD gene encoding urea ABC transporter ATP-binding protein UrtD → MSAAETTLVVDNVPEGSDGADQMGHLVTGELDLSHGVALYLEEITVSFDGFKALNNLNLTIDAGELRCVIGPNGAGKTTMMDVITGKTRPDSGMAFFGQSIDLTRLTEPEIAHIGIGRKFQKPTIFEQHTVFENLELAMKTDKRVWKSLMAWLAGDERDKIAETLRLIRLDGEADRLAGLLSHGQKQWLEIGMLLMQEPKLLLLDEPVAGMTDDETMRTAELFVSLAGKHSLVVVEHDMTFVERLGGLVTVLHEGSVLAEGDLATVQNDQRVIEVYLGR, encoded by the coding sequence ATGAGCGCCGCTGAAACCACCCTCGTTGTCGATAACGTTCCGGAAGGGAGCGATGGCGCCGACCAGATGGGCCACCTCGTCACCGGCGAACTCGACCTGTCGCACGGCGTCGCGCTCTATCTCGAAGAGATCACCGTAAGCTTCGACGGCTTCAAGGCGCTGAACAACCTCAACCTGACGATCGACGCCGGCGAACTGCGCTGCGTCATCGGCCCGAACGGCGCCGGCAAGACGACGATGATGGACGTCATCACCGGCAAGACGCGGCCCGATTCCGGCATGGCCTTCTTCGGCCAGTCGATTGACCTGACGCGCCTGACCGAACCGGAAATTGCCCACATCGGCATTGGCCGCAAGTTTCAGAAACCGACCATCTTCGAGCAGCACACCGTGTTCGAGAACCTTGAACTGGCGATGAAGACCGACAAGCGCGTCTGGAAGAGCCTGATGGCCTGGCTGGCTGGCGACGAGCGCGACAAGATCGCCGAAACCCTGCGCCTGATCCGCCTCGATGGCGAAGCCGACCGCCTGGCAGGCCTGCTCTCGCACGGCCAGAAGCAGTGGCTGGAAATCGGTATGCTGCTGATGCAGGAACCGAAACTGCTGCTGCTCGACGAGCCGGTCGCCGGCATGACCGACGACGAAACCATGCGCACCGCCGAACTGTTCGTCTCGCTTGCCGGCAAGCACTCGCTGGTCGTCGTCGAACACGACATGACCTTCGTCGAACGCCTCGGCGGACTGGTCACCGTGCTGCACGAAGGCTCGGTGCTGGCCGAGGGCGATCTTGCCACGGTGCAGAATGATCAACGCGTTATTGAAGTCTATTTGGGACGCTAA
- the urtC gene encoding urea ABC transporter permease subunit UrtC — translation MRKPLIVRILSALDSKQWLALGIFLAIALIAVPILHLAVPEESAFHVSTYMITLIGKIMCYALVAVAMDLIWGYGGILSLGHGLFFALGGYAFGIYLMRQIGRDGSYRSDLPDFMVFLDWKELPWFWVGSDHIGWAAFLVVAVPALVALVFGYFAFRSRIKGVYFSIITQALTYAAMLLFFRNETGFGGNNGFTDFKRILGFPITSSEMRLVLFGLTALMLAATLIFAAWLVKSKFGRVLTAIRDAESRVMFIGYNPLWYKLTIWVISAVLCGIAGALYVPLVGIINPSEMSPANSIEIAIWVAVGGRGTLIGPVIGAFVVNLAKSWFTVSFPEYWLFFLGLLFIVVTLMLPQGLVGLWKKLMARKGAAA, via the coding sequence ATGCGCAAACCTTTGATCGTTCGCATCCTGTCCGCACTGGACAGCAAACAGTGGCTGGCGCTGGGCATCTTCCTCGCCATCGCGCTGATCGCGGTGCCCATCCTCCACCTCGCGGTGCCCGAAGAAAGCGCCTTCCACGTCTCCACCTACATGATCACTCTGATCGGCAAGATTATGTGCTACGCGCTGGTGGCGGTGGCGATGGATCTGATCTGGGGCTACGGCGGCATCCTGTCGCTCGGCCACGGCCTGTTCTTCGCACTCGGCGGCTACGCCTTCGGCATCTACCTGATGCGCCAGATCGGCCGCGACGGCAGCTACCGGAGCGACCTGCCGGACTTCATGGTCTTCCTCGACTGGAAGGAACTGCCGTGGTTCTGGGTCGGCAGCGACCATATCGGCTGGGCGGCCTTCCTGGTGGTCGCCGTCCCGGCGCTGGTCGCCTTGGTCTTCGGCTATTTCGCCTTTCGCTCGCGGATCAAGGGCGTCTATTTCTCGATCATCACCCAGGCACTGACCTACGCGGCGATGCTGCTCTTCTTCCGCAACGAAACTGGCTTCGGCGGCAACAACGGATTCACCGACTTCAAGCGCATCCTCGGCTTTCCCATCACCTCCTCGGAAATGCGTCTGGTGCTCTTCGGCCTCACCGCGCTGATGCTCGCCGCGACGCTGATCTTCGCCGCCTGGCTGGTCAAATCCAAGTTCGGCCGCGTGCTGACCGCCATCCGCGACGCCGAATCGCGCGTCATGTTCATCGGCTACAACCCGCTCTGGTACAAGCTGACCATCTGGGTCATCTCCGCCGTGCTGTGCGGCATCGCCGGGGCGCTCTACGTGCCGCTGGTCGGCATCATCAACCCCTCCGAAATGAGCCCGGCCAACTCCATCGAAATCGCCATCTGGGTCGCCGTCGGCGGGCGCGGCACGCTGATCGGGCCGGTCATTGGCGCCTTCGTGGTTAACCTGGCCAAGAGCTGGTTCACCGTCAGCTTCCCCGAATACTGGCTGTTCTTCCTCGGCCTGCTGTTCATCGTCGTCACGCTGATGCTGCCGCAAGGCCTGGTCGGCCTGTGGAAGAAACTGATGGCCAGGAAAGGAGCCGCAGCATGA
- the urtB gene encoding urea ABC transporter permease subunit UrtB — protein sequence MTKKILVFLLFSCSLSARAALDPDQVNQLAAEDSSDKVAAIQQLTQTADPYAVRVLKAMADDSLFLAGDKAVIIDGDKAFDAATSAAIAMPANPESVTVNNRIRGELANALAALKLFDPDAGVRLASAQKLQSSVSPAMAPLLARALEKESDAKIKALLVLAHAQANLGNEDPEARMAAVKALAETSSPTIRSVLLPLTEKAGEPDDKVRYEAIAAVKAIDSRLAIAENVGRAFSGLSLGSILLLGALGLAITYGVMGIINMAHGELLMVGAYATYGIQTLFRAYLPNYIDWYLPAAIPVAFFAAALVGVVMERTVIRWLYGRTLETLLATWGISLVLIQTARVLFGAQNVEVANPSWMSGGIEIMPNLILPWNRIIIVGFAMFVLFLVWVLMNKTRLGMFVRAVTQNRPMAGCVGVPTARIDTMAFALGAGIAGLGGVALSQISNVGPDMGQGYIVDSFMVVVVGGVGQLAGAVWAALGLGIFSKLLEGWAGAVIAKIAILVCIIIFIQKRPQGIFALKGRFVE from the coding sequence ATGACCAAAAAAATTCTCGTATTTCTGCTTTTCTCCTGCAGCCTGTCGGCGCGGGCCGCGCTCGACCCGGACCAGGTCAATCAACTGGCGGCCGAGGATTCCAGCGACAAGGTCGCGGCGATCCAGCAGTTGACGCAGACCGCCGACCCCTATGCCGTGCGCGTGCTCAAGGCGATGGCCGACGACAGCCTGTTTCTGGCCGGCGACAAGGCGGTGATCATCGACGGCGACAAGGCCTTCGATGCCGCCACCAGCGCGGCAATCGCGATGCCGGCCAATCCCGAATCGGTTACGGTCAACAACCGGATTCGCGGCGAATTGGCCAATGCGCTGGCGGCGCTGAAACTCTTTGACCCCGATGCCGGCGTCCGCCTGGCCTCGGCGCAAAAGCTGCAAAGCAGCGTCAGCCCGGCGATGGCTCCGCTACTGGCGCGCGCGCTGGAGAAGGAAAGCGACGCCAAAATCAAGGCGCTGCTCGTCCTCGCCCATGCCCAGGCTAACCTCGGCAACGAAGACCCGGAAGCGCGCATGGCGGCGGTCAAGGCGCTGGCCGAAACCTCGTCGCCGACGATCAGGAGCGTGCTGCTGCCGCTCACCGAAAAGGCCGGCGAGCCGGACGACAAGGTGCGTTACGAAGCCATCGCCGCCGTCAAGGCCATCGACAGCCGGCTGGCCATCGCCGAAAACGTCGGCCGCGCCTTCTCCGGGCTGTCGCTCGGCAGCATCCTGCTGCTCGGCGCGCTCGGCCTGGCGATCACCTACGGCGTGATGGGCATCATCAACATGGCGCACGGCGAGTTGCTGATGGTCGGCGCCTACGCCACTTACGGCATACAGACGCTGTTCCGCGCCTACCTGCCAAACTATATCGACTGGTATCTGCCGGCGGCTATCCCGGTCGCCTTCTTCGCCGCCGCGCTGGTCGGCGTCGTCATGGAACGCACGGTCATCCGCTGGCTCTACGGCCGCACGCTGGAAACACTGCTTGCCACTTGGGGAATTTCGCTGGTGCTGATCCAGACCGCGCGCGTGCTGTTCGGCGCGCAGAACGTCGAGGTCGCCAACCCGAGCTGGATGTCTGGCGGCATCGAGATCATGCCCAACCTGATCCTGCCATGGAACCGCATCATCATCGTCGGCTTCGCCATGTTCGTGCTCTTCTTGGTCTGGGTGCTGATGAACAAGACGCGCCTCGGCATGTTCGTCCGCGCCGTGACGCAGAACCGCCCGATGGCCGGCTGCGTCGGCGTGCCGACCGCGCGCATCGACACCATGGCCTTTGCCCTCGGCGCCGGCATCGCCGGGCTGGGCGGCGTCGCCCTGTCGCAGATTTCCAACGTTGGCCCAGACATGGGCCAAGGCTACATTGTTGATTCCTTTATGGTGGTCGTCGTCGGTGGCGTTGGGCAACTCGCCGGCGCGGTCTGGGCGGCGCTCGGGCTGGGCATCTTCAGCAAGCTCCTCGAAGGCTGGGCCGGCGCGGTGATCGCCAAGATCGCCATCCTCGTCTGCATCATCATCTTCATCCAGAAGCGTCCGCAGGGCATCTTTGCCCTCAAGGGCCGTTTCGTCGAGTAA
- a CDS encoding site-specific integrase — MRKAIAPRPPSFASLVQQFFTEYLVTQRAVSPRTVACYRDALMLFLDFSSQRLKRAATSLKLNDIQPDLILAFLDHLERERHNAVRSRNLRLTALRAFLKFAGRRDVASLHVVERALAVPMKRFERPMLGFLTREEMLAVLGQPGETWTSQRDHLLLAMLYNTGARVSEIIGVRVTDVVLDGGACVHLHGKGRKQRSVPLWHTTVTEVRAWLRLNPALRGEEPLLPNREGHAMSRSNVVQRLELAVARATNQAPSIVKKRISPHIIRHTTAMHLLQSGVPFNVIALWLGHESTTTTHRYVEADLAMKEKALARLEAPDTMIRRFKAPDLLMRFLQTL; from the coding sequence ATGCGTAAAGCCATTGCACCGAGGCCGCCATCGTTTGCCTCTCTGGTTCAGCAGTTCTTCACCGAGTATCTGGTCACACAACGTGCAGTCAGTCCGCGTACGGTGGCCTGCTATCGCGATGCGCTCATGCTGTTCCTGGACTTCTCCAGTCAGCGTTTGAAGAGGGCGGCGACGAGCCTGAAACTCAATGACATTCAGCCGGATCTAATCCTGGCGTTTCTGGATCATCTGGAACGCGAGCGACATAACGCCGTGCGTAGCCGGAATCTTCGACTGACGGCTCTACGGGCGTTTCTGAAATTCGCCGGCCGACGTGACGTGGCTTCGCTGCACGTGGTCGAGCGAGCGCTTGCAGTTCCGATGAAGCGGTTCGAGCGCCCCATGCTCGGCTTCCTCACGCGCGAGGAGATGCTCGCAGTCTTGGGGCAACCCGGGGAAACCTGGACCTCTCAGCGCGACCATCTGCTCTTGGCCATGCTCTACAACACCGGCGCCCGGGTCTCCGAGATCATTGGCGTACGTGTTACGGACGTCGTCCTTGACGGTGGCGCATGCGTGCATCTGCACGGTAAGGGGCGCAAACAGCGATCGGTTCCTCTCTGGCATACCACGGTCACAGAGGTTCGTGCCTGGCTTCGACTAAACCCGGCGTTACGTGGTGAGGAACCCTTGCTGCCGAACCGCGAAGGACATGCGATGTCGCGATCAAATGTTGTTCAGCGCCTTGAGCTTGCCGTCGCGCGCGCCACCAATCAAGCGCCGAGCATCGTGAAGAAGCGCATTTCGCCGCACATAATTCGGCATACGACAGCCATGCATCTGTTGCAATCAGGGGTTCCGTTCAATGTGATCGCGCTGTGGCTGGGGCACGAAAGCACCACTACAACACACCGTTATGTCGAGGCCGACCTGGCGATGAAGGAGAAAGCACTCGCGAGGTTGGAGGCGCCTGACACGATGATCCGTCGTTTCAAGGCGCCTGACCTACTCATGCGATTCCTCCAGACGCTGTAA
- a CDS encoding tyrosine-type recombinase/integrase — translation MPSHRFSPSVIDRLATSVYRIEAVATCHPIYSSLGTQSLSAALGHLLVVLRARGAVAQPTVKSTPVDEELVRYNTYMDHVRGLAPKTRSIALRIVGRLLVSRFGDGAIDIAAIKPDHVRRFFAQQAKLYSKPATAGTVVSALHGYFRYRTSLGNEVHGLIGVLSFPANWQLSSLPKTLTAEEVEQLIGALGQSGRSMRRAEAIVHCALDLGLRSGEVARIGLDDIDWRAGTITLRHTKGRREDVLPLPVATGKAIAAYLQHERPKTSNRAVFVRHVAPRDVPVGPDLVRKTIRQAFARAGLPYTRPHLLRHTMANRLLAGGSSLKEVADVLHHRSLNTTMIYAKLDSRKLIEVALPWPGSTS, via the coding sequence ATACCCAGTCATCGCTTCTCTCCTTCGGTTATCGATCGTCTCGCAACGTCAGTTTACCGAATCGAAGCGGTGGCTACCTGCCACCCGATTTACAGCAGTTTAGGGACTCAATCCTTGAGCGCCGCGCTGGGACATCTTCTCGTCGTGCTGCGTGCTCGCGGCGCCGTTGCGCAACCAACGGTGAAGTCGACGCCGGTAGATGAGGAACTGGTGCGCTACAATACGTACATGGATCACGTGCGCGGCCTGGCACCCAAGACCCGGAGCATCGCCTTACGCATCGTAGGCAGGTTGCTGGTCTCCCGCTTCGGCGACGGTGCCATCGACATTGCCGCGATCAAGCCCGACCATGTTCGTCGGTTCTTCGCACAACAAGCCAAGCTTTACAGCAAGCCGGCAACGGCCGGCACGGTGGTGTCGGCATTGCACGGGTACTTCCGCTACCGCACATCGCTTGGCAATGAAGTGCATGGACTGATCGGCGTGCTTTCGTTTCCCGCCAACTGGCAGCTATCCTCGTTACCCAAGACCCTGACGGCCGAGGAAGTCGAGCAGTTAATCGGCGCGCTTGGTCAGTCCGGTCGCTCAATGCGGCGCGCTGAGGCCATTGTGCACTGTGCGCTCGATCTTGGACTACGTAGCGGCGAGGTTGCGCGAATCGGCCTCGATGATATCGACTGGCGCGCCGGAACGATCACGCTGCGACATACCAAGGGGCGCCGCGAGGACGTGCTGCCACTGCCTGTGGCCACTGGTAAAGCCATCGCAGCCTACCTGCAGCACGAACGGCCCAAGACCAGCAACCGCGCCGTCTTCGTGCGCCATGTGGCACCACGCGATGTACCCGTTGGCCCCGATCTTGTTCGCAAAACGATCCGCCAAGCCTTCGCGCGCGCAGGGCTTCCCTATACGCGCCCTCACCTGCTGCGCCATACGATGGCCAATCGACTCCTGGCCGGAGGATCTTCCCTCAAGGAGGTGGCAGACGTCCTACACCACCGTTCTCTGAACACCACCATGATCTACGCCAAACTCGACAGTCGAAAGCTCATTGAGGTTGCACTCCCATGGCCAGGGAGCACGTCATGA